A window of the Zeugodacus cucurbitae isolate PBARC_wt_2022May chromosome 2, idZeuCucr1.2, whole genome shotgun sequence genome harbors these coding sequences:
- the LOC105220227 gene encoding rho GTPase-activating protein 100F isoform X3, translated as MQWKKKFTRLKAATGNSRARRMLCCGRRKENGRSVPDVTASPGRAPPGPLPANQMQSLANQQQQQQSQHHQQQQQHQQQQQQRPGGKEPVLLQGDFRKVSGISSEIFRQIEAVENDHDPNTAAALEAVERRGEMIVRILEPRCIGGKQAVEAAHKLMSKGDARHTVQLVEIVKRPGQTLGLYIREGNGADRTDGVFISRIALESAVYNSGCLRVGDEILAVNLVDVTHMSLDDVVIIMSIPRRLVLAIRQRRDSRTTGSPGPPTLSRPEQKPPPVVVIKRDLRDEDLDETDRMPRSRSSRERRTGDGREMTESRSRLGLGLNNYSPQSEQLDMYYNTRTGVSAMNEPPSWGYKPPPPPSVITEQPKGHAFAPSHAYYQNAGTLESLAEKVHAFYPSGPSRRMSTGTGVGLAQQQARFPRSGSDQHLPRVEYADYSNSLGRHSLLRSSLKPGTGAAPIAVGGTLGRYGRYEPPRQSSKYAPPNIGAQSLTRRSRPNLDYSSDTEATIGPRPSYYYYNRPAVGSMPRGSSGAGVGGAGMLGGGPDMAKFNSLPRERPGVRLQGIRSRIGDRIMDESDGNISAPEFNARRDRDLRSRITASPSIFTSDEYRAWLRRAPSSSAIAEQMRMTRDLLSQPRSHRFSCSAENIHDALKNTESIYSSRTGILGTGTLDRHLGMPRPISALPVRSMSSQHIGGPSSIRSPSIRRMRQLLELSAGPASPSGSIMSTGGHQSPAPTPSATLPRTHRQIDINPAEFAKYKLDKPIVDIGGISGMLWIHLLAGRGLRSAPELGAQHVGGPHHAAQTQTRDLYCVIECDRVHKARTVVRSGDLQFDWDESFELDLVGNKQLDVLVYSWDPQHRHKLCYRGAISLSILRQSPLHQLALKVEPRGTIYIRMRHTDPITLYRRRGLPSLRAGYPILFGADLETVVNRESKGAPGSAPVPIVLRRCVEEVERRGLDIIGLYRLCGSATKKRLLREAFERNSRAVELSPEHVPDINVITGVLKDYLRELPEPLFTRCLFQMTVDALAVCLPDDPEGNAKLMLSILDCLPRANRATLVFLLDHLSLVVSNSERNKMSAQALATVMGPPLMLHAANAQPGSDIDHAQPIAVLKYLLQIWPQPHAQHHQAPTGGIVSATGMMGSMVGAGGALAGAGSMSNMAGGVSDRSARRVNRAAWKQSQCVASGQTTSTAAAAAAHGGGQSSTLVHFGNQHTLTRPSSALSHSQQSSVSISSGSVSSIASSLATSGATAPSIGGLSGLSNSRPIATATSRHTLPRQ; from the exons GAAAATGGAAGATCAGTTCCTGATGTTACCGCCAGCCCTGGCCGTGCGCCTCCTGGTCCCTTGCCGGCGAATCAAATGCAATCGTTGGCcaatcagcagcagcaacaacaatcgcaacatcatcagcaacaacaacaacaccagcagcaacaacaacaacgacctgGTGGCAAGGAACCGGTATTGTTGCAAGGTGACTTTCGCAAGGTGTCGGGTATCAGTTCGGAGATCTTTCGGCAGATAGAAGCAGTCGAAAATGATCATGATCCGAATACGGCGGCCGCTTTGGAG GCGGTGGAGAGGAGAGGTGAAATGATCGTGCGCATTCTGGAGCCGCGTTGCATCGGTGGAAAACAAGCTGTGGAAGCAGCTCACAAATTGATGTCCAAAGGCGACGCACGACATACAGTACAG CTTGTTGAGATAGTTAAGCGCCCAGGTCAGACGTTGGGCCTATATATACGTGAGGGCAATGGAGCTGACCGCACCGATGGAGTTTTCATCTCTAGAATAGCATTGGAGTCTGCTGTGTATAATAGCGGTTGCCTGAGG GTGGGTGATGAAATTTTGGCCGTTAATTTGGTAGACGTAACTCATATGTCCTTGGATGATGTCGTAATTATAATGTCAATTCCCCGGAGACTGGTCTTGGCAATACGCCAAAGACGTGACAGTCGCACCACCGGCTCTCCAGGACCACCAACGTTATCACGACCCGAACAAAAGCCACCGCCAGTTGTCGTTATCAAACGTGATCTCAGAGATGAAGACTTAGATGAGACAGATCGCATGCCAAGATCCCGATCATCACGCGAAAGACGTACAG GAGATGGACGTGAAATGACGGAGTCTCGCTCTCGCCTCGGCCTGGGTCTCAACAACTATAGCCCGCAATCCGAGCAATTGGACATGTATTACAATACGCGCACTGGCGTGAGTGCGATGAACGAACCACCCAGTTGGGGCTACAAACCACCGCCACCACCTTCGGTGATAACCGAACAGCCCAAAGGTCACGCGTTTGCTCCTTCACATGCGTACTACCAAAATGCTGGCACACTGGAGAGTTTAGCCGAGAAAGTGCATGCGTTCTATCCCAGTGGACCTTCCCGTCGTATGTCGACCGGTACCGGTGTTGGTTTAGCGCAACAGCAGGCACGCTTTCCACGATCTGGTTCAGACCAACATTTACCACGTGTGGAATATGCAGATTATTCAAATTCTTTAGGTCGTCATTCCTTACTACGCTCCAGCTTGAAGCCGGGTACTGGTGCAGCTCCGATAGCAGTTGGTGGCACATTGGGACGTTACGGCCGTTATGAACCACCGCGTCAGTCCTCCAAGTATGCACCGCCAAATATCGGAGCTCAATCGCTTACACGCCGTTCGCGACCAAATCTCGATTATTCCAGCGACACCGAAGCAACTATAGGACCACGACCAAGTTATTATTACTACAACCGACCTGCTGTGGGTAGCATGCCGCGCGGCAGCAGTGGAGCAGGTGTGGGTGGTGCTGGCATGCTTGGAGGTGGGCCAGATATGGCTAAATTTAATTCACTGCCACGCGAACGTCCGGGTGTGCGTCTACAGGGTATACGCTCACGCATCGGCGATCGCATCATGGATGAAAGTGACGGTAACATATCGGCACCGGAATTCAATGCACGTCGGGATCGTGATCTGAGATCGCGCATAACGGCGAGTCCTTCTATTTTCACTTCGGACGAGTACCGAGCGTGGTTGAGACGCGCACCTAGCAGTTCAGCTATAGCGGAGCAAATGCGTATGACGAGAGATTTGCTTAGTCAGCCACGATCGCACCGGTTCTCGTGCAGCGCTGAAAATATACACGATGCGTTGAAGAAT acCGAGAGCATTTACTCCAGTCGAACGGGCATACTCGGTACTGGTACATTAGATCGTCACTTGGGCATGCCTCGCCCGATTTCTGCATTACCAGTCCGTTCGATGTCATCACAACATATTGGTGGACCATCATCGATACGCTCGCCCAGCATACGGCGTATGCGACAACTACTCGAATTGTCCGCCGGACCTGCGAGTCCAAGCGGCAGTATTATGAGTACAGGCGGTCATCAGAGTCCGGCGCCGACGCCCAGCGCCACACTACCCAGAACGCACAGACAAATTGATATTAATCCAGCGGAGTTTGCCAAGTACAAACTCGACAAACCGATAGTCGATATTGGCGGTATATCGGGCATGTTGTGGATACATTTGCTTGCGGGCCGTGGCTTACGTTCGGCACCCGAACTAGGCGCACAGCACGTTGGTGGGCCACATCATGCTGCCCAAACACAGACACGTGATCTATATTGCGTAATCGAATGTGATCGTGTGCATAAGGCACGCACTGTTGTGCGTTCCGGTGATCTACAATTCGACTGGGACGAGTCTTTCGAGTTGGACTTGGTGGGCAATAAGCAGCTGGATGTATTAGTTTACTCATGGGATCCGCAACATCGGCACAAGTTGTGCTATCGTGGTGCCATCTCCTTGTCCATACTGCGACAATCACCGCTACATCAGCTGGCGTTAAAGGTGGAACCACGTGGCACTATTTACATACGCATGCGTCATACCGATCCCATAACATTGTATCGACGACGTGGTCTACCCAGCTTAAGAGCCGGTTATCCCATATTATTCGGCGCCGATTTAGAGACGGTGGTGAATCGTGAGTCTAAAGGCGCTCCCGGTAGTGCGCCTGTGCCAATTGTGTTGCGACGTTGCGTGGAGGAAGTGGAGCGACGTGGCTTGGATATAATTGGCCTGTACCGCTTGTGTGGCTCAGCAACGAAAAAGCGTCTGCTACGTGAAGCATTCGAGCGCAATAGTCGAGCCGTGGAATTGAGCCCTGAACATGTTCCTGATATTAATGTTATAACCGGTGTACTGAAGGACTATCTAAGAGAGTTGCCGGAGCCGCTGTTTACGCGTTGTCTCTTCCAGATGACCGTCGATGCTTTGG cTGTTTGCCTGCCCGACGACCCCGAGGGTAATGCGAAACTAATGCTCAGCATACTCGATTGCTTGCCTAGGGCAAATAGG GCGACCTTGGTATTCCTGCTCGATCACCTGTCGCTCGTCGTTTCCAATTCGGAACGCAATAAGATGTCAGCTCAAGCTTTGGCCACCGTTATGGGACCACCATTGATGCTGCACGCCGCTAACGCTCAACCCGGTTCGGATATCGATCACGCCCAACCAATTGCCGTGCTTAAATATCTGCTGCAGATTTGGCCGCAGCCGCATGCACAGCACCACCAAGCGCCCACCGGCGGCATTGTTAGCGCGACCGGCATGATGGGCAGCATGGTTGGTGCGGGCGGTGCACTGGCGGGCGCGGGCAGCATGAGCAACATGGCTGGCGGTGTTTCAG ACAGGTCGGCGCGGCGAGTCAACAGGGCAGCGTGGAAGCAAAGTCAGTGCGTTGCAAGCGGACAGACAACTTctactgcagcagcagcagcagctcatGGCGGCGGGCAATCTTCTACGCTCGTCCACTTCGGTAACCAACATACTCTCACAAGGCCATCATCAGCTCTCAGCCACAGCCAACAGTCATCTGTATCAATCAGTAGTGGGTCAGTTAGCTCAATCGCCTCGAGCCTTGCAACAAGCGGTGCAACAG
- the LOC105220227 gene encoding rho GTPase-activating protein 100F isoform X4 produces MQWKKKFTRLKAATGNSRARRMLCCGRRKENGRSVPDVTASPGRAPPGPLPANQMQSLANQQQQQQSQHHQQQQQHQQQQQQRPGGKEPVLLQGDFRKVSGISSEIFRQIEAVENDHDPNTAAALEAVERRGEMIVRILEPRCIGGKQAVEAAHKLMSKGDARHTVQLVEIVKRPGQTLGLYIREGNGADRTDGVFISRIALESAVYNSGCLRVGDEILAVNLVDVTHMSLDDVVIIMSIPRRLVLAIRQRRDSRTTGSPGPPTLSRPEQKPPPVVVIKRDLRDEDLDETDRMPRSRSSRERRTGDGREMTESRSRLGLGLNNYSPQSEQLDMYYNTRTGVSAMNEPPSWGYKPPPPPSVITEQPKGHAFAPSHAYYQNAGTLESLAEKVHAFYPSGPSRRMSTGTGVGLAQQQARFPRSGSDQHLPRVEYADYSNSLGRHSLLRSSLKPGTGAAPIAVGGTLGRYGRYEPPRQSSKYAPPNIGAQSLTRRSRPNLDYSSDTEATIGPRPSYYYYNRPAVGSMPRGSSGAGVGGAGMLGGGPDMAKFNSLPRERPGVRLQGIRSRIGDRIMDESDGNISAPEFNARRDRDLRSRITASPSIFTSDEYRAWLRRAPSSSAIAEQMRMTRDLLSQPRSHRFSCSAENIHDALKNTESIYSSRTGILGTGTLDRHLGMPRPISALPVRSMSSQHIGGPSSIRSPSIRRMRQLLELSAGPASPSGSIMSTGGHQSPAPTPSATLPRTHRQIDINPAEFAKYKLDKPIVDIGGISGMLWIHLLAGRGLRSAPELGAQHVGGPHHAAQTQTRDLYCVIECDRVHKARTVVRSGDLQFDWDESFELDLVGNKQLDVLVYSWDPQHRHKLCYRGAISLSILRQSPLHQLALKVEPRGTIYIRMRHTDPITLYRRRGLPSLRAGYPILFGADLETVVNRESKGAPGSAPVPIVLRRCVEEVERRGLDIIGLYRLCGSATKKRLLREAFERNSRAVELSPEHVPDINVITGVLKDYLRELPEPLFTRCLFQMTVDALAVCLPDDPEGNAKLMLSILDCLPRANRATLVFLLDHLSLVVSNSERNKMSAQALATVMGPPLMLHAANAQPGSDIDHAQPIAVLKYLLQIWPQPHAQHHQAPTGGIVSATGMMGSMVGAGGALAGAGSMSNMAGGVSAPSIGGLSGLSNSRPIATATSRHTLPRQ; encoded by the exons GAAAATGGAAGATCAGTTCCTGATGTTACCGCCAGCCCTGGCCGTGCGCCTCCTGGTCCCTTGCCGGCGAATCAAATGCAATCGTTGGCcaatcagcagcagcaacaacaatcgcaacatcatcagcaacaacaacaacaccagcagcaacaacaacaacgacctgGTGGCAAGGAACCGGTATTGTTGCAAGGTGACTTTCGCAAGGTGTCGGGTATCAGTTCGGAGATCTTTCGGCAGATAGAAGCAGTCGAAAATGATCATGATCCGAATACGGCGGCCGCTTTGGAG GCGGTGGAGAGGAGAGGTGAAATGATCGTGCGCATTCTGGAGCCGCGTTGCATCGGTGGAAAACAAGCTGTGGAAGCAGCTCACAAATTGATGTCCAAAGGCGACGCACGACATACAGTACAG CTTGTTGAGATAGTTAAGCGCCCAGGTCAGACGTTGGGCCTATATATACGTGAGGGCAATGGAGCTGACCGCACCGATGGAGTTTTCATCTCTAGAATAGCATTGGAGTCTGCTGTGTATAATAGCGGTTGCCTGAGG GTGGGTGATGAAATTTTGGCCGTTAATTTGGTAGACGTAACTCATATGTCCTTGGATGATGTCGTAATTATAATGTCAATTCCCCGGAGACTGGTCTTGGCAATACGCCAAAGACGTGACAGTCGCACCACCGGCTCTCCAGGACCACCAACGTTATCACGACCCGAACAAAAGCCACCGCCAGTTGTCGTTATCAAACGTGATCTCAGAGATGAAGACTTAGATGAGACAGATCGCATGCCAAGATCCCGATCATCACGCGAAAGACGTACAG GAGATGGACGTGAAATGACGGAGTCTCGCTCTCGCCTCGGCCTGGGTCTCAACAACTATAGCCCGCAATCCGAGCAATTGGACATGTATTACAATACGCGCACTGGCGTGAGTGCGATGAACGAACCACCCAGTTGGGGCTACAAACCACCGCCACCACCTTCGGTGATAACCGAACAGCCCAAAGGTCACGCGTTTGCTCCTTCACATGCGTACTACCAAAATGCTGGCACACTGGAGAGTTTAGCCGAGAAAGTGCATGCGTTCTATCCCAGTGGACCTTCCCGTCGTATGTCGACCGGTACCGGTGTTGGTTTAGCGCAACAGCAGGCACGCTTTCCACGATCTGGTTCAGACCAACATTTACCACGTGTGGAATATGCAGATTATTCAAATTCTTTAGGTCGTCATTCCTTACTACGCTCCAGCTTGAAGCCGGGTACTGGTGCAGCTCCGATAGCAGTTGGTGGCACATTGGGACGTTACGGCCGTTATGAACCACCGCGTCAGTCCTCCAAGTATGCACCGCCAAATATCGGAGCTCAATCGCTTACACGCCGTTCGCGACCAAATCTCGATTATTCCAGCGACACCGAAGCAACTATAGGACCACGACCAAGTTATTATTACTACAACCGACCTGCTGTGGGTAGCATGCCGCGCGGCAGCAGTGGAGCAGGTGTGGGTGGTGCTGGCATGCTTGGAGGTGGGCCAGATATGGCTAAATTTAATTCACTGCCACGCGAACGTCCGGGTGTGCGTCTACAGGGTATACGCTCACGCATCGGCGATCGCATCATGGATGAAAGTGACGGTAACATATCGGCACCGGAATTCAATGCACGTCGGGATCGTGATCTGAGATCGCGCATAACGGCGAGTCCTTCTATTTTCACTTCGGACGAGTACCGAGCGTGGTTGAGACGCGCACCTAGCAGTTCAGCTATAGCGGAGCAAATGCGTATGACGAGAGATTTGCTTAGTCAGCCACGATCGCACCGGTTCTCGTGCAGCGCTGAAAATATACACGATGCGTTGAAGAAT acCGAGAGCATTTACTCCAGTCGAACGGGCATACTCGGTACTGGTACATTAGATCGTCACTTGGGCATGCCTCGCCCGATTTCTGCATTACCAGTCCGTTCGATGTCATCACAACATATTGGTGGACCATCATCGATACGCTCGCCCAGCATACGGCGTATGCGACAACTACTCGAATTGTCCGCCGGACCTGCGAGTCCAAGCGGCAGTATTATGAGTACAGGCGGTCATCAGAGTCCGGCGCCGACGCCCAGCGCCACACTACCCAGAACGCACAGACAAATTGATATTAATCCAGCGGAGTTTGCCAAGTACAAACTCGACAAACCGATAGTCGATATTGGCGGTATATCGGGCATGTTGTGGATACATTTGCTTGCGGGCCGTGGCTTACGTTCGGCACCCGAACTAGGCGCACAGCACGTTGGTGGGCCACATCATGCTGCCCAAACACAGACACGTGATCTATATTGCGTAATCGAATGTGATCGTGTGCATAAGGCACGCACTGTTGTGCGTTCCGGTGATCTACAATTCGACTGGGACGAGTCTTTCGAGTTGGACTTGGTGGGCAATAAGCAGCTGGATGTATTAGTTTACTCATGGGATCCGCAACATCGGCACAAGTTGTGCTATCGTGGTGCCATCTCCTTGTCCATACTGCGACAATCACCGCTACATCAGCTGGCGTTAAAGGTGGAACCACGTGGCACTATTTACATACGCATGCGTCATACCGATCCCATAACATTGTATCGACGACGTGGTCTACCCAGCTTAAGAGCCGGTTATCCCATATTATTCGGCGCCGATTTAGAGACGGTGGTGAATCGTGAGTCTAAAGGCGCTCCCGGTAGTGCGCCTGTGCCAATTGTGTTGCGACGTTGCGTGGAGGAAGTGGAGCGACGTGGCTTGGATATAATTGGCCTGTACCGCTTGTGTGGCTCAGCAACGAAAAAGCGTCTGCTACGTGAAGCATTCGAGCGCAATAGTCGAGCCGTGGAATTGAGCCCTGAACATGTTCCTGATATTAATGTTATAACCGGTGTACTGAAGGACTATCTAAGAGAGTTGCCGGAGCCGCTGTTTACGCGTTGTCTCTTCCAGATGACCGTCGATGCTTTGG cTGTTTGCCTGCCCGACGACCCCGAGGGTAATGCGAAACTAATGCTCAGCATACTCGATTGCTTGCCTAGGGCAAATAGG GCGACCTTGGTATTCCTGCTCGATCACCTGTCGCTCGTCGTTTCCAATTCGGAACGCAATAAGATGTCAGCTCAAGCTTTGGCCACCGTTATGGGACCACCATTGATGCTGCACGCCGCTAACGCTCAACCCGGTTCGGATATCGATCACGCCCAACCAATTGCCGTGCTTAAATATCTGCTGCAGATTTGGCCGCAGCCGCATGCACAGCACCACCAAGCGCCCACCGGCGGCATTGTTAGCGCGACCGGCATGATGGGCAGCATGGTTGGTGCGGGCGGTGCACTGGCGGGCGCGGGCAGCATGAGCAACATGGCTGGCGGTGTTTCAG